CCTTTTTAAAAGATAGCCAAAATCTCGCGGCGAACTGGTTTTTGCACTCGGATGAGCTTTCTAAAATTGGGCAGGCAATTTTTCCGAACAAACAGCGGACCTGGTTGCCTCTTAGAGCATTTATTGAAGCTCCTCAGGAGCAGGAAGCATTAGTATCTGTGTCTGACAAAGAAGAATATTCGGCTGCGGATGCAGAAAAACTTATCTGTAAAATCACAGCCTGGGGCCAAGCTGTAGATGTTAACCGAACTATCCAAAATATCGCCAATGCTTCCATCCCGAATGTAGGGGGTGCTCAATTAAAGTACTTAGCTGCTCTCGCCTATGTTGGGGATTTTAACACCTTGATGGATTATCAGGCAGCCTTCCAAAAAGGTAGGCGTTTGAATTTTACTCCGATGATCAAGCCTGAGATGATTGATCGAGCTGTTGATATAGCTCTTGAGCGCGCATAGTCATTCTGTCTGTTCTGGTGGTTGATAGTCTGGCATGTGACTGCGCAATGGTTGCTTTGCTCGTCAGAAAAAGGGGACAGATTTATTTTTAGGCACCTTTAAATCGTCCCCTGACCTCGGCTCAGTGCCGGTGTCAATATTGCCATGACCGGCACCAATGTCGGGATCAAGGCATCTATTGTCTCTGCCGATGGTAAGCTTGATGTCATGGCGGTTAACGACCTGTCGATTGTGGCGGGTGCTGAAAATTCAAGCTACTCCAACAAATCCAGTTCGGGCGGTGGCGGGTTCTTTGGCAAGAAGAAAGCCTGACCTCCACTCTAAACGAAGCACAGGCTGCTTTCGAATCTGGAGATTATAACGCTGCTGGGCAGATTGCCGGAAAACTGCAAACCCAGCTCCTTACCGCGATTAACGGTACGACGATGAGCGCTGAACTCTTGCTGGCTAGTAAGGGGTTGACCAAGTGGAAGGCGGATATTCCAACTGCTCCAATCGGTCTTACATCTGATACAGTTGATACCGCATTTGATGGGATGAGGGGCGGTGGCGGGCACGCAATCCGGCATTTGCAAAATGAAGGCTTGATTCCAAGTACAGGTTCTTTGTCCGCAAGAGTCGAAGCTTTTCAAGATTTAACTCGAGGTATCTTGACTACTCCCTAGAAAACTTTCGACCATTTACTTGGTCCTTCAAATAACGGCACCCGGACAAAAGGCTTTGTCGGTGTAGTAAATGGCGAAAAAATTGTAGTATTCGTGGCGAAAGAGGGACCATGCCAAGGGAAAGTGATTTCTGCTTTCAGGCCATCTTCACAGCAAGAAATTAATTGGGGGATACAATGATCAGAGAGAGCATAGAAAGTGCATATTATGCATACGAGGAAGCCTATCAAATTCCGATTTATGGCATGTTTCCTCATGAAATAGCTCCTGAAGAACCTTTGAAAGTGCCGGGGTATCAACTGCAGCGTTCATCTATGCCATTTCACCTGGAACACCCTAGTGGAGCTGCTAAATATGAGTGTTACGTTTTTGACATTGAACTACATGTTTTTCCTCAAAACTGGAGAGATTTTGCTTGTTCCATATTTGATGAATTTTGTGCTTTAGGATCACGGTTCAGTTGGATGACCTTTGATCAAGGATTTGATTTCAATCTGTTGTTCAGTGAGTATTTTTCGCGAAATGTATTCGCATTTTGTTTTTCCGGGAAAGAAGCTGTGTTCGCTGAAAGTATGGATCAATTGCGCACAAAGAGTTGGGAAAAACGCATTATGGCTATTAAAGAACGTCTTGTTGTTTGAGTTTTCTGCTGTCCCTTGTCCCCTTTGGATCCGTGTGCGGGTTTCATATTTCCTAAAAAAGTTCTTGATTTGTTCTTTTAGTTGTGACATAAAGATAAAGTCAACGGGAGAAATGTACCCGGACCAAAACCCGCAAAGCCTTGTAGGCTCTGCGGGTTTTTGCGTTTGGGGCCGGATCAAAGAGGGGATCAGGATGCAGCGGCAAGGATTGAGGCAGGGCAGCGGAGTAGTCCGCAGGATATGGGTCGGGGGATGGCGGAGCCATTACGGCGGCATTCCGCGCCTGTTCTAATACGCTTATTTGTCATGATGGGAGAGGTGCGTCTTGTCGGGGAGAGGACCCCGAATTTGCCGGAAGCGGCAGCAATGGCAGAAGTGGGGGCATCAGATTGTGGCCCGTCGGTGGTGGACAGGTTGGGGGCAGTGCGCCCGAAAACCGTCTGCTGATGAAGATTGCGGCGGCCCGAGATGTGTCTGGACGCCGGGGTGGCGCGTTGCTGCCGGGGCCGGACGGTGATCGAGGCGGCAGGGAGCCCGATGATGGTCCTTCGGCGAGGTTGCTGGACGCCCGAGGTATGTCCGGCCTTCGGAGGTCATGCCATTGCCGAAAGGGGCCGGAGCGGGCAGCGATGCCGTGGGCGGTCAGTGGCCGTCGATGGTGGGAGACAGGTGGGGGCGGTTAGCCCGAAGGCCGTCTGTTGGCGAGGATGGCAGACGCCCGAAGTTTGTCCGGGGTTCATGGGGGGGGGCGGAAGTGCCGCCATGGCCGGAAGTGATCGGATCGACCGTTCGAAGCTAGCCCGCCGGGTGATCCCGTCCATGTGCTACGCCATCGATCACCGCCGGGAAGCAAATGCGCCTTGCTTTGCGCCGGCTTGTGGTTTCGATATGCTGGGCGATGTCATTTTCTGTTTTTGTGGGCGATGGTCTGGGGGCGGTTGGGTTGCGTGTATCACGGCGGCCCTGCAGTATGGGCTTGCATCAACCAATTGATTTGTCGATACCTGTTGACCTGTGCAGGGCCGCAATTGATCAGTTGGGTGTGCAATCGGCTTGTGTTACCAGCGTGATTGCTCCGCTTGTTCGGCCCGCTTCAAGGTCGGTATGTGCGCGTGTGGCCTCGGAAAGGGGATATTCGGTCGCGGCCGGGAACTCATACTGACGCAAAATATTGAACCACGCGTGTGCGGCCCGGTGATAGTTTTCTGTATCCGTGACATACGTAAGGATACTGGGCCGTGCAAGAAACCGGTTGGTCAGATGCCGCAGGTCAAGAGGCGGTATGTCTCCGGCAACCTGACCAATTGTTGCGGTAATTCCGAACGGCCTGGTCGCGTTTAGGGATTTGGTCAGATTATCGCCGCCGATCCCGTCAATCGCGTAATCAACACCCCGTCCTGATGTCAGGTCCATGATGGCGGTTTCAAAATCCTGTTCGCGATACAAGATCGCGTGATCAAGCCCCTGCGCTTTTGCTGCCAGTGCCTTGTCTGAGGAGCCGATTGTGCCGATGGTTGTCGCCCCTAAATGCTTGGCCCAGCGGACCAGTATCTGGCCCAGACCACCTGCTGCTGCGTGTATCAGAACGGTTTGACCCGGTGAGACGCGGCCAATTTGTTCTAATAAAAGGTAGGCAGTCATGCCGCGCAGGAAGGAACCGGCGATCTGATCGGGGTGAATATCATCGGGGATTTTGATCAGCTGGCTTGCCGAAATGTTGCGTTCTGAGGCATAGCTTCCGGCCGGAAAACCGGCATAGGCAACCTTGTTGCCGATGGCAAAGCCGGTCACGTCAGGACCTGTTCCCGTAACGGTTCCGACAGCTTCAACCCCGATAATCGCGGGCTTTTCTTGCAGCGGATACAGGCCGACGCGATGATAGATATCGACAAAATTAACCCCGATCCGGTTTTGGTCAATCCGGACTTCACCCACGGCTGGTGCGGGTAAATTGATTGCGCGTTCCTGAAGGCATTCCGGGCCGCCGATTTGGCTGAGTTCGATGATTCTGGTCATGAAATACTCCTGACATTCGATGTGATATCAGGAATATCCGTTGTTTTTCTTGGGGGAAATTCCCTATATTTGCGTAGTTAATGGGGAAAAATGCGCAAATGAATTGGGAAGACTACCGATACTTTCTGGCTTTGGCTGATACGGGCAGTTTTTCGGCAGCGGCACGGGAACTGGGTGTGGATCACAGCACGGTTGCGCGTCGGGTCAATGCGCTTGAAACCACATTCGGGGTCCGGTTGATTGATCGTTTGCCGAAGTCGGTGATGTTGACGGTTGATGGCAAACTGGTTGCCGAACAGGGGCGTCAGGCGGTTCTGGCAATGCAGGCGGTTGAACGTGTTGCGGCGGGATCCGCCGACCATGTTTCAGGAACTGTTTGTGTGAGCGCACCACCGGCACTGGCCAGTCATATTATCGGGCCAAAAGTCCGGGAATTGCGAGAACAGCATCCTGAGATCGATCTTGTTTTGCAGGGGGAAACCCGATCAACAGACCTGAACCGGCGGCAGGCCGATATTGCGTTGCGCCTGTCGCGCCCGGAAAAATCGGCGGTCACAGTGCGCAAGTTGACGGATATGCCGTTCGGTTTTTACAGCGCACCTGATTATGACAAGCCCGAGCATGTCTGGGACTTTATCAGTTGGGATGAAACGACGGCTAGTATCCCGCAACATCGCTGGATCGAGGAGCGGTTGCATGGGCGCAAGGTCGTGCTGCGTAGCAATGATACCAGCATACAGGCTGCGGCGGCTGGCTCGGGGTTGGGAGTTGCGATTTTACCGCACTTTGTCGGGGATGCCGATCCAAGGCTG
The Thalassospira xiamenensis M-5 = DSM 17429 DNA segment above includes these coding regions:
- a CDS encoding LysR family transcriptional regulator, yielding MNWEDYRYFLALADTGSFSAAARELGVDHSTVARRVNALETTFGVRLIDRLPKSVMLTVDGKLVAEQGRQAVLAMQAVERVAAGSADHVSGTVCVSAPPALASHIIGPKVRELREQHPEIDLVLQGETRSTDLNRRQADIALRLSRPEKSAVTVRKLTDMPFGFYSAPDYDKPEHVWDFISWDETTASIPQHRWIEERLHGRKVVLRSNDTSIQAAAAGSGLGVAILPHFVGDADPRLARLYPHESFPPREVWMLVHEDLRHAPRIRTVMDFLIKTVAVLKTQIV
- a CDS encoding DUF6990 domain-containing protein; its protein translation is MKKDTRTSKFHTIYKVLLIGGWKEHRTDAGRCFAKGMGNEFLVLNLHETFLKDSQNLAANWFLHSDELSKIGQAIFPNKQRTWLPLRAFIEAPQEQEALVSVSDKEEYSAADAEKLICKITAWGQAVDVNRTIQNIANASIPNVGGAQLKYLAALAYVGDFNTLMDYQAAFQKGRRLNFTPMIKPEMIDRAVDIALERA
- a CDS encoding quinone oxidoreductase family protein — encoded protein: MTRIIELSQIGGPECLQERAINLPAPAVGEVRIDQNRIGVNFVDIYHRVGLYPLQEKPAIIGVEAVGTVTGTGPDVTGFAIGNKVAYAGFPAGSYASERNISASQLIKIPDDIHPDQIAGSFLRGMTAYLLLEQIGRVSPGQTVLIHAAAGGLGQILVRWAKHLGATTIGTIGSSDKALAAKAQGLDHAILYREQDFETAIMDLTSGRGVDYAIDGIGGDNLTKSLNATRPFGITATIGQVAGDIPPLDLRHLTNRFLARPSILTYVTDTENYHRAAHAWFNILRQYEFPAATEYPLSEATRAHTDLEAGRTSGAITLVTQADCTPN